In Capsicum annuum cultivar UCD-10X-F1 chromosome 8, UCD10Xv1.1, whole genome shotgun sequence, the genomic window CATGTAAGTATTACAAATTTCTTTAGTTACTACGCTGGAATGCATTGTCAAAGAAATACTTCATTTTTATCCACAAGATAGGAAAGATAATAAAGATTTGAGTTTATTCAAACATACCTCTCAAATTAAGAACAAAACAAAACTAGTATGAATAAACCTCTCACATTCTTAgaacctttttaaattttttttcttgtgttttcttattttctctctctctctctctctttttttttttttttaactaactaACAATCTATTTTAAATCAGAAACATGACAAGTTAAATGATAATATAAGATAGAGTGACATATTACAGTTTgacctaattataatttttctttctaaaaaaaatgctTAGATCATGCAAACCCTTTAGAATATTACCctaatgaatatacaatatagacacatgaaacacaaACAACCCTAGTATACAAACCTACATGTCACACATTCACGAAGCTTACAccaactaataataaaaaaaatatttactcgaacatacaataatatatagaacatgacaataatttttactAAATCTAGTGATAGCAATTCTGACATGCTTTATATATTACATTAAGATTAATAACAAGTTAAATAGATACGTGATAAAAAAATACTTCATAATATATTGAAATCGAGTCTCGAATAATTGTAATATTGAATTATACAAGGGTAATTGAGATATACCTTTGAGAAGATCGATTCACAACGATAGAATTATTATAATCTACTGATTCTAGGAGTCACGAACTTGAAACCGTGAATGATAAACTCGAAGTTTCACTTGTCTGCTtgttttttcttggttttcttttcttttctctctagtttctccGTGTTTTTTTTTTGATTGTCTCCCTTATTGTCTCTCTGTGTGAAAAGGAAGTTTTATATTagtgcatgtgtgtgtgtgtcgTGTGTTGTGTAGTGAGATTATGCATAACATGCATATGGGAAAAGTGGAGGATATGGGAGAGATTGAGGGGAGTGGGAAGATTGGGTAGtttaggtctttttttttttaatgtttaaataaaaataatgaaaaaaagaagaagataaaattatttaaaactaataaaatataagtaaGTTAAATAATTAGTCTTAGAACATGATTACGGAACattaatatcactagattatttattaaaagttaaaagaggaaaataacataatttaattttctcttttttttttaaaaataaataaataataataatgaaaataaaaacttatctaaatatgattctatttttgtatttttcaaaactattaaaccaaacttaataaaaataagataaacttacaatatctaatttagaattaaataaataaataaattgaacactaaaatggcGTAAAAACGTTAGGTTTGGttaaaaattaggtgtttacaattattattattattattattattattgtggatGTACAAGTTTACTAGTTATATTAAAATCATATTAATTAACtgtaattaatattaattatattaaatctcATCAAAAAATTGTGGAGGTTCAACAAAATGGATTATGAAAATTGTCGAAACAAATAATGGACGTTGTGACCCCATAAAATGACCGCTAAAATTGTTTGTTCCCGTAGAACGGGCCCTTCATTATCTAGTTTTCTCTTATATAAAAGAGTGAGTTGGAGAATGCCAAGGCAAAATTGTCATTTCATAAAATTCTAGAATGTTTGTTTCTATACTATAGTCTTAAAAGTAGGTCACAAATTTAGAATGACAAAATAACAATTTTTCCTAAATGTCAAGTGTATCCTTATGATGTAACATCAAATTAATGTGGTTCCCacatttttgagaaaagacatattttcccccctgaacttgtcctcccaactcactttagcacttaaacttaacttccgtttatttacccccttaacatctttaaagtgaattatttcaaCCCCTTAACAGCCTAACCCAAGTCAAGGTTGAGTGTTGTTAAGCACGCGCCCTTTGATTGATTGATGTTATAACCCGACCCTTTCTCGTTTATAACCCGACCCACTCTAATCAAATACccaaaaacctaaaaaataatctatttcaattttttctctctctaaaacctCTCTATTTCAGTCGATTTGACTCGATTTCAGTCGGTTTCACTCAATTTCACTTCAAATTAAGTTATTTCTGTGGCTTTTTATGAAATTCATGGTTGCTCTGTGACGAAATTTCACTACTCAGGTAATTATTAGAGttgttttactttgatattaGGATTTTTGCCGTGAATAATTCTAAgatgctattttttttaatttttcttcagatTAACCATGGATTTTGTGTATGTTACATTGAGGTTTCATCGTGGAGGAAAATTACAACAAAAACCGAGTATTATCATAGAGGTACTGTTACTGACTGTTTCAATGTGGATGTAGACAGACTTTCTTATGTTGAATTTATTGATATCGTGAAGAAAATTGGGTATAATTGTTCCTCGTGTATTGTTTATCTCagacctcccaaaagaaaaaaattagtaatagtaatatgtgatagggatattttggGCATTTTACCTCTACTTAGAAATGAAGATGTTATTGAGTTATATTTGACACATTTAGTTGATGTGGCAGATGTGGTCCCATCTATTGAATATTACTCCCATGTGGGAGGAGAATCTTGTCTTGGTTTTGATAAAGAGTTAAGTGAAGACTTAGGGGATTGTGATGACTTAGGGTTTGAAGAGGACTTTGTAGAAGTTGCAATACCTAACGAACCTACTTTTACTAAAAACTTGAGTGATTGTGGTACTGTAGATAGGGGTGAAGACCTAGGTGGTGGTGATGATATTTCTTCTATTGGTAAGGACTTaggtggttgtggtggtggtgttttTGCTATTAGTGGAAGCTTGGGTGATGGTGGTGTTGCTGCTTAGGGTGAGAACTTAGGTGGGGGTGGTAGTGCTTTTTTGGCTAGTAGTGGGGACTTTGGTGATGTTGGTATTGTTGCTAGGGGTGAGGACTTAGGTGGTGGTGGTTTTTCTACTATTGGTGGGGACTTGGGTAATGGTGCTGCTGCTGCTAGGGCTCAGTACTTAGCTGGTTGTGGCAGTGATTTTTTGTTGCTGGTGGGAACTTTGGTGCTAATAGTGTTGCTGCTAGGGGTGAGGACTTAGGtaatggtggtggtagtggtcgGAGTGATAATTTGGGTAATGTAAATGGTGTTTCTGCAACTGGTGAGAATTGGTGTTTCTGTTGGTATTAATTAGAATTTAGGTGACACTGCTTTTGTTATTGCAGCAGATGTCCCAGTCATTCCATCAGATTGGGAAAGTGAAAGTGATGATAGTGAAAAATCagattattgtgattttttttatgaagGTGAAGATGATGAATATGGTAGTGATGTTCATGAGGAGGTAAGGATTCTGAGGGAACAAAAGAGGGCTGCCAAAAAGAAGAGATCTGATGAAaccaaaaggagaaaaaaataaaaggatagagCCTAGAGCAAGAGGTATTAGCTTAGGTAAAAAGGGAGTGGATGTGGGATATGATGCGATTTTATCCAAGAAAAAAATAGTCTAGAGGGCAAGATAGCTGGAGATGAGCCATATATTGATTCAGATGATGAGGTAAGTTTTGAAATAGATTCTGATCAGGATATTTATGGGGATGTTGAGGTTGAACAACCCGCtagaagagaaggaaaaagaagtagagcaaaaagaaattataagaggATTATGTTTGATCCTACTTGTAAATTAATAGTTTGGGAGCTTGGACTTTGTTTTGCAAATGTTGGAGAGTTTAGAAAAGCTTTTACTAGATATGTTGTTCAAGAACATGTAGAGTTAAATAAGTTCGTCAATGAATCAAAAAGGGTTAGAGTAAAGTGTGTAGATGGTTGTCCATGGTTGTTGTTTGCAAGCATTGAAGGTGGAAGAAAACAGTTCCAATCTTTTTACATAtgttttgatgctttgaagagAGCATTCAAATCTGGTGCCAGGAGATGTATTGGGTTTGGTGGTTGTTTTTTGAAAAGTGTTTGTAAGGGTCAATTACTTGTGGTTGTTTGTAAGGATAGGAATAACCATATGCTACCACTAGCTTGGgcagtggttgaagttgaaaacaaaTTCACTTTGAGATGGTTTATTAGACTTCTGAAAAATGATCTTGAGCTGGGAGATGGGTCTGAAGTGACTACTATTACTGATATACAGAAGGTAACCtcatatattttctcttatttattttctgaaaaaaaatttGGGACCTGTTTTATACTTATGTCAactgatatattttattttgtttaagggGTCTTGATAGTGCAATTTCAGATTTACTGCCAAATGCAGAGCAAAGAATGTGTGCTAGACATGTTCTAGCCAACTGGTCTAAGGATTGGAGAGGTATTGAAAGAAGAAACTATTTTTGAAAGTGTGCCAAATCTACATATGAGcaagaattgagaagaaatttggaTCATATGGAGATGTTAGGAGATAAAATTTGTAGAGATCTTCTGTGGTACAATATAGAAAGGTGGTCTAAGGTTTACTTCAAATATCACAGTTGTTGTGATAGTGTTGACAATAACATGGCTGAAAACTTTAACTCATGGATGCTAGGGGCAAGATACAAGACTATCATATCTATGCTTAAAGAAATAAGGGTTAAGGTGATGAGAAGTATAGGACAGTTGAGATAGTTTTCTgaaacatggattactgatattTCTCTTATGGTACTAAAAGTGTTGCAAGAGAACACATCAAAAGCAATGAAGTGTACTCTAGAGTGAAATGGTGAATTTGGTTTTGAAGTTAAGGATAGATGGAGAAATACTTTTATAGTGAATTTGAGGGATAATACTTGTACATATAGGTATTAGATGTTAAAATGTATACCTTGTTGTCATGCAATAGCTGCACTACACTTTAGAAGGCTAGAACCCATTAACTATGTTGCACATTGGTATACTAAGCAAACTTACCTCAAGATTATAGTTACATCATTCAGCCTGTTACTGGTATGAAAATGTGGCCCAAGTCAACCAATCTTTCTGTTATACCACCTACAATAAGAAAGCTTCCAGGCAAACCCAGTAAATCTAGAAAAAAAGATAGCAGAATGAAAACAGGACTGGAAAATTATCAAAGAGGGGTGTTGAGATGACCTGCAACACATGTCACAACAAGGGTCATAATAAAAGGAGTTGTCTATTGAATTCAAGTTCCACTAGAACTAGTATGGCTTCTTCTTCAGCAGCACCAAACACAAGTAAAAGAAGAGGAAGACCAAAATAATCTACAAAGGTAACATTTGACTTGTAATTTActagtattttaattttcttttatttgctttaatctttttctctcattatattttttcttatgtatTGTAGGCTACTGCAGCAGCAGCAGCTACTGGTAGAGGAAAAGGATCACCTGCATCAACTACTACTACTGTGGGTATTGATAGAGGAAAAGAAACTGCAACTTGTGCCATTGATAGAGCTATTGGTAGAGGTAGAGAAACTGGTCCTGCAGTTTTTGGTGGAGCTGGTAGAGGTAGAGGAGCTGGTGCTACAGTTTTTTATGGAGGTAGCTGGTAGAGGTAGGGGAGCTGGTTCTGCAGTTGTTGGTGGAGTTGGTAGAGGTAGAGGAATTGGTGTTGCAGTTATTGGTGGAGCAGGTAGAGGTAGAGCAGCTGGTGCTGTAGTTATGGGTGAAACTGGTAGAGGTAGAGAAACTGGTGTTGTTGATTATACTGGTACATCAAGAGGAGATGGTGTCACTGGTGCTAGCAAAGGTAGATGGATAACTTATAAAAGACCTAGGATGGTTGGAATGGGGGTGCTTCATACAGAGAGTGGTTTTAAAGTCCTCAATGTAAGTTAAAATTTCTTGATTATGTTTGTTTAATTTAAAGTAAGCCTTTTTCAAGTCTTTAGTTAAAtttgttctcttttatttttatcaacctgGAATGCCTATGAACTCCATTATAGTGACTGAAAATCTTGGACATCACAAACCAACCTCAGGTGTGAAGTGGAAAGGAAAGAAAGTTGTGACCCAACAAGGACTTGAAGACATAAGAGCACAGAAAAGGATGAGGATAAGGTCAAATGTTGCTGAACTGAATAATCTAAGCCAAACAAGTTCAACAACCTTCCAGTAGAATCTTGATTATGTTTTTCTCTTTCTGTATTGATGGTGTGTAATGAAACAATAGTGATTTTAATTTAGCTAGTAGTTCAATTGTGGTGACTTCAACTATGCAGTTGTGACTGCACtaatttgacatattttgaaaACAATGATGCAGTAGTGACTGTATTTTTGGCTAATGTTTCTATTGAAATATCAATAGTCGTGTCTGTATTTTTTTGGCTAATGTTTTTGTTGAAATATCAGCAGTTGTTACTGCATTTATAATGTGTTATGCCTACAGTATTTGGACATTTTGtaacttcaaattcaatttgTTGCCTGCACTTATTTTTGGGGTACTAAATGATTCAAATGCAATCAATTTAACTATAAATACTCAAACAAACGTAAAAGAAGTAAGCTGCACCATTACAAAAGATAAACAAACATGATTCACTTCATCTAGCAACCTCTCTCTTCTTCATATATATAAGAGAATCCAAATACAAAAGAAGTTGCACTATTCTAACACAATAATTTGCAACACGTCATATAATAACAGCCTAGTGCTAAGGTAACCTCattgaaccatttttcatatagaGCATCCCAACCAAATAGATTAAAGCTATTactaatatacaacaaaaaaacacaacaaagaagTGAGTATTGTTTCTAGTCCTTCCTTCAGCTATTCGTCTccaattcttttctttctccttgaTTTTTCGAATCTCTTCTTTCAACTTCTCCAATTTCATATTAATCCCATTATCATCGTGTTTTGATTCTTTAGGCTTGTCAACTTCTTCTGAATCTTCCTTGNNNNNNNNNNNNNNNNNNNNNNNNNNNNNNNNNNNNNNNNNNNNNNNNNNNNNNNNNNNNNNNNNNNNNNNNNNNNNNNNNNNNNNNNNNNNNNNNNNNNTATAcaacaaaaaaacacaacaaagaagTGAGTATTGTTTCTAGTCCTTCCTTCAACTATTCGTCTccaattcttttctttctccttgaTTTTTCGAATCTCTTCTTTCAACTTCTCCAATTTCATATTAATCCCATTATCATCGTGTTTTGATTCTTTAGGCTTGTCAACTTCTTCTGAATCTTCCTTGATTGATTTGCTCAATCCAATCAATTTCTCAACTTCATTGAAACAACAAGATTCAACTACCTTCTTGAGCTCAcctaattttttaattagtttaggaaTCACATATTTGGACCTCGGATCAATGTCTTCTGAATCCCTCCAATGCCAAAAATCGTAAGATCTTGAATCCTTCAAGGGTGACAAATAAAGAATCTATTAACCTCATTTCTCTTAATCAATTCTATCAAAATAACAAGAGAAAATGCAAAATTTGATACTTACCCCATAATAAGGACATGCCCAATATCTTCTACCGGGATTACTTGAAGTCCAAGATGTCTTCAAATGTAACAAAATTCCGTGATTACAATGAATAACTTGCTTCAAAGCAGAATCATTTTCCTCCGTACATAGTTTATTTAAGTTAACTGACTTCATTATTGTGTACTACAAGAaattcatttcaacaaataagataaagagtaatttagcaaaaaataaataaattaaaggacACAAAGTAATTCAGAAATTCATTTTGAAAGCAATTCCTAATAAAACATAGAAAAAGTAATGAATGAGATTATACCTTAATACGGAAAGAGACGAAGCTAAAATCCATtcgattttatgtttttaaatctCAAATTTATGCGGCTTAAACAAATTAAGGGAAAGCAATTTTATTCTTTGCATCACTTTCATGATTTGAAGAAATTTTGGACTGAAGATGAAGAAGGGGAggataaattagggttttttttatagaaaaatagataTAACTGTTAGGGGGTTCAAACGGGtatttaaaagaaagagaaaagaatttaaaaagacaaaaatgagTTTTTACACGCTCAGCATCGCTTGTTTACACGCGGGCTGTTAAGGGGttgaaataattcactttaaagatgttaagggggtaaataaacgaaagttaagtttaagtgctaaagtgagttgggaggacaagttcagaAGGAAAAATATGTCTTTTCCCCACATTTTTCTTAAATGCtttgtatattaattatatttgccGTTTTAATGAGATATCAActtcatgtaattttttatttcctttttttttatggTGTGATTTTTTAAGTTTGTTTTAGTATAATAGAAATATCTGAAAAAAAgcagaattattttttatttgcaaaattattttttgatcttcACACATCTAAATGTAATTATAAACTATGATTTGTTAGAACTAAAAAAGTGATTCAAATgatgagtttttttattttatattagaaTGCTCTAATTTATATGTTTAATTGACGTGATAACTTATTTTAAGAaacctatttattttttaagaaaatattttctttcctaCTAAACACATCCTAGGTCTAAAACACTTttaataactgaagtaaaacataggAAAAAAGATACCTTTTATCCATAACAATAAAACATATGTAGAATCTAAGTACTAACAACAAATGAACTCAATTGGTACACCTTGAACTCACCTAATTTAGTTCAACAAgggtaaaaatattatttcaacaagtttataatttaataatataactCAGCTTCTGAGTTGTTGTTAATATGCAAAGATTatattaaatcttttaaaagtCATTCAAGTTATACTAAATTCTAATGGATACGTGAAAATCACACattgaaacaacaaaaacatTTTGTGTACGTGTAAAAATGTAAActcattttttatcttcaaaTGATCATCAATTATCACCCTTATTGGAGAAGCTTTATTTCAATAagtaatatttaatatcatacactcttttttttcttcttttaaattaatcTGAGATTTAATCTAATTACTTTTTATAATTGCTTCACTTTAATTCATAACATAACTAATGTGAGTATAAACtattcattattttaaaaattaattaagttaattattttttattttttttattttaatataataaaaattgaatgaaattagtGTGATAGAATCAAATAGTATATGTTaaattgaactaaaaataataaataaaataatttattgaattattatttttactatttaataGAGCGTAAAAATATCAAGACAAATAAATGAATCAGATAGAATGCTTGAAAATTAAAGtaaaactaagtaggtgattgGTCATAAATATTATGCACagtattttgaaatatattttcactttattttggaataattttttggccataaatattttgaaatactttttactGTTTTTGGATTTTCGAAAAACACCTCAAGAGTTGTTCTACTATCTTTGAATtcactttttatactttttaatttATATGGATAAGAATAATATCTTATCTCCTTAATATAAATACGTTACTTACTTTTATTTATAcactgcaacaacaacaatatacccagtgtattcccacctaatggggtctgaggagggtagagtgtacgcagaccataccactacctcaagagaagtagagaggttgtttccgatagacccccggcttaggaccaataacagtataacaaatacaaaaagtaagcggatacaaactagtatggtacacaaaacaaactaacagtataacaaacacaaaagataagtgcctAATAAACTAGTATGGGATGCAAAAAAACCAACACCACTAACCCCAAAAACTACAGCCCCAACAttacgaaccagaaactccagacccaaaggagcactcccctattactaccgccgcgctcccaccccctaaccctctaccctaatccgcgtcctccacaccttcctatcaagggtcatgtcctctgtaagctatAATTGCTCCATATTATGCCTAATCacttcctccaatatttcttcggtctacctccaacctgcctaaaatcatccatagccagagtctcacgcctccgcactggagcatcaaggcccctcctcatcacatgcccaaaccaacGTAGCCTCACTTCTCACAACTTATCCTCTaccgaggcaactcccaccttctcccgaataatctcattcctcaccctatcttcgataaaaaaatattgctcataatattttataaaaaaggtCAATATGCTGACACTTATAATCTTAACGTATCCTCTTGtataattttcacataaaattgaaaaatagaaaCACTAAAATTAGTTACTTAATTCAAGAAAATGAATTTGACTTGAtgttaaaataagtttttgaagcatattatattttaattttaattttaattagggCAATTTAAGTTGTAagctattatttaattttataaaaataaaaaaatataatttttgtaaagtGTGATCTCTATTATTattctttattgtatttatttaaaaatattagcttatttttttataaattaattattgccGATAAATATAGTTTAAAATGTAATATTGGCTACCCTTCATTATCTAGTCTTGTTTAACAATAAATGTGAGCGGAGCTCAAAACCCTCGTTAAGCCCCTCCGTCCCCCACTGGCCACTGGCACGCACATTCTCTCCGGCTCCTCCCTCAAATCACTTATAGAAAATGTTGATCCGACGCATTGTGCTTACCAAATCCCTCCACCATTTCCGTTTATTTAGCAACTCTGCCGCCGCCGCCGCCGCCGCCGTTGTACCAGATCTTGAAGATTTCCCAAAACCCAACCCTAAATACGATGAAACTATTCACGCCGTTGTTCGTGTCACTTCGGGCAAGAACATCTCTGCCAAAGAGAGGAAAGCTGGGCGAGTACCCAGCATAGTGTTTGAACAAGAGGATGGTCAACATGGTGGTAACAAAAGGCTCATATCTGTTCAGGCTAATCAGATTAGGAAGCTTGTTAACCATCTTGGTCGCTCACATTTCTTGTCCAGGTTGTTTGATCTTGAGGTTCGCCCTCACTTTGAATCTCCTGACCTTATTGAGAAGGTTCGAGTTCTCCCCAGAAAGGTTCATCTGGAAGCCGGTTCAGATGCGCCTCTTAATGTTACATTTATAAGAGCTCCATCAAGTGCTTTATTAAAGGTTGAGGTTCCTCTTGTATTTAGAGGAGAGGATATATCCCCCGGTTTGAAGAAAGGGTCCTATTTGAATATCATAAAGAGAACGGTAAAGTTTCTGTGCCCAGCGGATTTCATCCCACCCTACATCGACGTTGACTTGAGTGAGTTGGATGTCAACCAAAAGTTGGTAATGGGTGATCTGAGGGTTCATCCAGCTTTGAAGCTTATCCAACCAAAGGATCACCCTGTTGTCAAGATTGCGGGAGCAAGAGTTTCTGATCAAAAGAAATCGAAATGAATTTTACTGAAGCAATTGTCTGAAAATCTTAGCAAGCTTATTATGAAAGGTATGATTAATTCCGCAGCTTGGGAAATTGGCATTGCTGGCTGATGTTATTTACTGCAAGATCTTGTTCATTTGTTCTTGTTAAAATAGGATGATTAGGTGACAGTATCTCAAATTTTGGAATCAGCAGCTGAATTGTATGTCGAATTGGTTATACCCCAATAATTTTTCGCTTTGAAATTTCAAATCACGACGGCATTCTctgctaaaaagaaaaaatactatgGTTGTCGCTTCCTCTAGCCCCTCTGTACCATCCTCAATAATTGTTTTTTAGACAGCAATTCTATACCCTTCTAAGCTGAAGTTGGAACTTCGTAATTTTTCTCCTAAAGACAACGTCCTAGCCTCCTTTCAACAAATGCATCAGTCATGAATACTGGGTATCAGCTGGTAATTGAGCAATAGGATGTGCCCTTTGATGGATCCTTTTCACCAATTGATCCATCCTATTTTAATTCCACAGCTTGAGACATTGGCATTCCTGGCTGATGTTATTTACTTCAAGATCTTGTTCTTGTTAAAATAGGATGAT contains:
- the LOC107840116 gene encoding 50S ribosomal protein L25; amino-acid sequence: MLIRRIVLTKSLHHFRLFSNSAAAAAAAVVPDLEDFPKPNPKYDETIHAVVRVTSGKNISAKERKAGRVPSIVFEQEDGQHGGNKRLISVQANQIRKLVNHLGRSHFLSRLFDLEVRPHFESPDLIEKVRVLPRKVHLEAGSDAPLNVTFIRAPSSALLKVEVPLVFRGEDISPGLKKGSYLNIIKRTVKFLCPADFIPPYIDVDLSELDVNQKLVMGDLRVHPALKLIQPKDHPVVKIAGARVSDQKKSK